The Armatimonadota bacterium genome includes a region encoding these proteins:
- a CDS encoding UDP-N-acetylmuramoyl-L-alanyl-D-glutamate--2,6-diaminopimelate ligase: MHLRALLTELDAPSVVGDPGVEIRGLAYDSRESGPGFLFAALRGAVHDGHAFIGEAVTRGASAILVDREVAVPPGVVVVRTSDTRRALAQMSAGYYGHPSRRLSVIGVTGTNGKGATTYLIEAILRAAGRPCGIIGTMGIVIDDGVLPSARTTPEAPDLQRALAAMVSAGRQYAAVEVASHALALERVAGCRFKVGVFTNLTRDHLDFHGSMEAYRAAKARLFAMLPCDGWAVLNADDPASRIMRAVSLAQAVTYGVRMPADVRGRDLRLHLRGSTFTAETPGGSVPVELRLAGGFNVANALAALAVGITQELPLEAMADALAAMPGIPGRFESIEEGQPFAVVVDYAHTPDGLENVLRSAREVTGGRLIAVFGCGGDRDRPKRPVMGGIAASWADLVVVTSDNPRTEDPRSIIDEIRPGVEAAAARRGVRVQIEPDRRRAIAAAVAEARPGDLVLIAGKGHETYQEIAGVRHPFDDREVVREVLNASGG, translated from the coding sequence ATGCATCTGCGCGCGCTGCTGACGGAGCTCGACGCGCCGTCGGTGGTGGGCGACCCCGGCGTGGAGATTCGCGGGCTCGCTTACGACTCCCGGGAGAGTGGTCCCGGGTTTCTGTTTGCCGCGCTCCGCGGCGCGGTCCACGACGGGCACGCCTTCATCGGAGAGGCCGTCACCCGCGGCGCGTCCGCGATCCTGGTGGATCGCGAGGTCGCCGTGCCTCCAGGCGTTGTGGTGGTGCGGACCTCCGACACCCGCCGCGCGCTCGCGCAGATGAGCGCGGGGTACTATGGGCATCCCTCGCGCCGCCTGAGCGTGATCGGCGTCACCGGGACCAACGGCAAGGGCGCAACCACCTACCTGATCGAAGCGATCCTGCGCGCGGCCGGGCGGCCGTGCGGCATCATCGGAACAATGGGGATCGTCATTGACGATGGTGTGCTGCCGTCGGCGCGCACGACCCCGGAGGCGCCCGATCTGCAGCGCGCGCTGGCGGCCATGGTGAGCGCGGGTCGGCAGTACGCCGCGGTCGAGGTCGCCTCCCACGCGCTGGCGCTGGAGCGGGTTGCCGGCTGCCGGTTCAAGGTCGGGGTGTTCACCAACCTCACGCGGGACCACCTGGACTTCCACGGGAGCATGGAAGCCTACCGCGCCGCCAAGGCGCGGCTGTTCGCGATGCTGCCCTGTGATGGGTGGGCGGTCCTGAACGCCGACGACCCCGCATCGCGGATCATGCGGGCGGTCAGCCTGGCGCAGGCGGTGACCTACGGCGTGCGCATGCCCGCCGACGTGCGCGGGCGCGACCTCCGGCTGCACCTGCGCGGGTCAACGTTCACCGCCGAGACGCCTGGGGGCAGCGTTCCGGTCGAGCTCCGGCTTGCCGGCGGCTTCAACGTCGCAAATGCGCTCGCGGCGCTTGCCGTGGGCATCACGCAAGAACTGCCTCTTGAGGCGATGGCCGATGCCCTGGCCGCTATGCCGGGCATCCCGGGGCGTTTTGAGAGCATCGAGGAGGGGCAGCCCTTCGCGGTGGTCGTGGACTACGCCCACACGCCCGACGGCCTGGAGAACGTGCTGCGCAGCGCCCGCGAGGTGACCGGCGGCCGGCTGATCGCGGTCTTCGGATGCGGAGGTGATCGCGACCGGCCCAAGCGCCCAGTGATGGGCGGCATCGCGGCGAGTTGGGCCGACCTCGTGGTGGTGACCTCCGACAACCCGCGCACCGAGGATCCCCGCTCGATCATTGACGAGATCCGTCCGGGCGTCGAGGCCGCCGCCGCCCGTCGCGGCGTGCGCGTGCAGATCGAGCCCGACCGGCGCCGCGCGATTGCCGCGGCAGTGGCAGAGGCGCGTCCCGGAGATCTCGTGCTGATTGCCGGCAAGGGCCACGAGACCTACCAGGAGATCGCCGGGGTGAGGCATCCGTTTGATGACCGGGAAGTAGTCCGGGAGGTCCTGAATGCATCTGGCGGTTAG
- a CDS encoding penicillin-binding protein 2, whose product MTLPRRRRPPGRGQPPGRRSFLRAAEAELDHLRLIRLRTAVLFAVLWTALTAVGFRLVMLHVVQAPELERIAERQQLGTVQIEASRGRLLDRLGRPLAVNVEAESAFALPSKIDNHKAFIHAVAPVVGQRPADLERKLVPDRHFAWLARRASPAVVASLRAMRLGDQIGFLTEAKRSYPNGTLASHVIGFAGVDNQGLEGAELAFEETLRGRPGSARIERDAMGRPRFDTRAVVREPAPGADVMLTIDQVIQHIAERELDRAAASTGATSGTVLVMDPRSGELLAMAAHPRYDPNAVGRAENPLLANRAISAVYEPGSTFKIILAAAAMEADAVTAHEVFTSTGELRVAGGYVIREARGRKFPRQTLGDIIRQSSNVGAAMVAMRLGKERYHEAIRRFGFGAPTGIDLPGELAGLVPPPTQWLGPGLETIGFGQGISVTPLQLLVAASALGNEGRLVRPHVLRAVRDPEGRVIKVAAPEPGRQATTPEVARAVVAMMEDVVNKGTGTLARVEGYRIAGKTGTAQKPAPGGGYMPDAVLASFVGLVPADNPRLAVLVILDGVKGEQYGGTVAAPVFQAIATQVLWHMRLPPSEPAALGRLPPRAAP is encoded by the coding sequence ATGACCCTCCCGCGTCGTCGCCGCCCGCCCGGGCGGGGTCAACCCCCCGGGCGGCGGTCTTTTCTCCGCGCGGCCGAGGCAGAGCTCGACCACCTCCGGCTGATCCGGCTGCGCACGGCGGTGCTCTTTGCGGTGCTGTGGACGGCGCTGACCGCGGTCGGCTTTCGCCTGGTCATGCTTCACGTCGTTCAGGCCCCAGAACTCGAGAGAATCGCGGAGCGCCAGCAGCTCGGCACCGTGCAGATCGAGGCCAGCCGCGGCCGCCTGCTGGACCGCCTGGGCAGGCCGCTGGCCGTGAACGTCGAGGCCGAGTCGGCCTTCGCCTTGCCGTCCAAGATCGACAATCACAAGGCATTCATCCACGCGGTCGCGCCGGTGGTCGGGCAGCGACCGGCGGACCTCGAACGAAAGCTGGTCCCGGACCGGCACTTCGCCTGGCTGGCCAGGAGGGCTTCGCCCGCGGTTGTGGCGTCGCTGCGCGCGATGCGGCTCGGCGACCAGATCGGCTTCCTCACCGAAGCCAAGCGCAGCTACCCCAACGGAACGCTGGCGTCCCACGTGATCGGTTTTGCCGGCGTTGACAACCAGGGCCTGGAGGGCGCGGAACTGGCGTTTGAAGAGACACTGCGGGGCCGGCCCGGTTCCGCCCGCATCGAGCGGGACGCCATGGGCCGTCCGCGGTTCGACACGCGCGCAGTCGTGCGAGAGCCAGCCCCGGGCGCCGACGTGATGCTTACCATAGACCAGGTGATCCAGCACATCGCCGAGCGCGAGCTCGATCGGGCAGCGGCCTCCACGGGCGCAACCTCGGGCACCGTCCTGGTCATGGATCCCAGGTCGGGCGAGCTGCTGGCGATGGCCGCCCATCCGCGCTATGATCCCAACGCCGTCGGTCGCGCCGAGAACCCGCTGCTGGCCAACCGCGCTATCTCTGCAGTCTACGAACCGGGATCCACCTTCAAGATCATCCTGGCGGCGGCCGCTATGGAAGCCGACGCCGTGACCGCACACGAAGTGTTCACGAGCACCGGGGAACTGCGGGTCGCGGGCGGCTACGTGATTCGGGAGGCCCGCGGCCGCAAGTTCCCCAGGCAGACGCTGGGCGACATCATCCGCCAGTCGTCAAATGTGGGCGCGGCCATGGTGGCGATGCGGCTTGGCAAGGAGCGGTACCACGAAGCGATCCGCCGCTTTGGATTCGGCGCGCCCACCGGAATTGATCTTCCCGGGGAGCTCGCCGGTCTGGTGCCGCCGCCGACGCAGTGGCTGGGCCCTGGGCTCGAGACCATTGGCTTTGGTCAGGGCATCTCGGTAACGCCCCTGCAGTTGCTGGTGGCCGCCTCTGCCCTGGGCAACGAGGGACGTCTGGTCCGCCCGCACGTGTTGCGCGCCGTGCGCGACCCCGAAGGCCGCGTGATCAAGGTGGCGGCGCCGGAGCCCGGACGCCAGGCGACTACTCCGGAGGTCGCCCGAGCGGTCGTCGCCATGATGGAGGACGTCGTGAACAAGGGGACCGGGACGCTGGCCCGCGTCGAGGGATACCGGATCGCCGGCAAGACCGGCACGGCCCAGAAGCCGGCTCCAGGAGGCGGCTACATGCCCGATGCGGTCTTGGCTTCGTTTGTCGGCCTGGTGCCCGCGGACAACCCGCGCCTGGCGGTGCTGGTGATTCTCGACGGCGTGAAGGGCGAACAATACGGGGGCACGGTCGCAGCGCCGGTCTTCCAGGCAATTGCCACGCAGGTTCTCTGGCACATGCGGCTGCCTCCCTCGGAGCCGGCGGCCCTGGGCCGCCTGCCGCCGCGCGCCGCGCCGTAA